Proteins co-encoded in one Kutzneria chonburiensis genomic window:
- the rpsR gene encoding 30S ribosomal protein S18 has product MAKTDRRPPKRKVNLLRREGVTQVDWKDVTLLRKFISDRGKIRSRRVTGLTPQQQREVATAIKNAREMALLPYPGPSQR; this is encoded by the coding sequence ATGGCCAAGACCGACCGGCGGCCGCCCAAGCGCAAGGTGAACCTGCTGCGCCGCGAGGGTGTGACCCAAGTGGACTGGAAAGACGTGACACTGCTGCGCAAGTTCATCTCGGACCGCGGCAAGATCCGTTCGCGCCGCGTCACCGGGCTGACGCCGCAGCAGCAGCGCGAGGTCGCCACCGCCATCAAGAACGCGCGTGAAATGGCCCTTCTGCCCTATCCGGGCCCTTCGCAGCGCTGA
- a CDS encoding penicillin acylase family protein produces the protein MSRSSRLALAATLIVATSTTLLSAAPASAAPANNDYCLGQCGDILPPGENGSATLAQILANKAFGSRPAHTDDQLGKYASLVNGYTGLTNGQLSNFFNDSSFGVPSNQVESTVKPRSDVTIVRDKATGVPHITGTTRSGTEFGAGYAAAQDRLWLMDVFRHVGRGELTSFAGGAVGNRGLEQTFWQAAPYTEQDLQNQLNSAAAAHGARGAQALQDATDYVAGINAYVTQVYNNRTFPGEYDLTGHIDPITNAGGIDPFKLTDMVAIGSVVGALFGSGGGGEVQSALVKLAADAKYGVTEGDKVWNAFREQNDPESVTTIHDGSSFPYGQDPANPQGVAMPDAGSVTPQQLVYDPTGSAASATEVKAANQPAAKTPDEEKARGVFDKGVLPADLISAKHGMSNALLVSGKYTDTGNPVAVFGPQTGYFAPQLLMLEELQGPGISARGAAFAGVSLYVELGRGQDYSWSATSAEQDITDTYALHLCDPSGKPATKDSNFYLYHGACTAMEPLERDNSWKPTIADGTAEGSYKLIAYRTKYGIVQSRATVGGAPVAYASLRSSYQHEVDSIIGFQEFNDPTAVHDAASFQKAAQDVNYTFNWFYADSKDIAYYNSGNNPVRAANTNPNLPIWADQQYEWQGWNPTTNVASYTTPAQHPNSIGQDYYVSWNNKQAKDFSVAAYGDGSVHRVNLLDSRVKKLVTSGQKVTRASLAAAMADAANVDLRAEDVLPDALRVLNSQPITDPTLAGAVKQLTTWQQAGSHRLETTPGSHTYANADAIRVMDAWWSLLVQGEFQPAMGNDLFTTMTGAIQINESPSGGQNIGSTDGGANNSQPHKGSSFQYGWWSYADKDLRAVLGDSVQGGLSRSFCGNGNLAQCRQSLLTSLQQAVGQTAAQVYPGDADCSAGDQWCADSIIQRPLGGVTDDKISWQNRPTFQQVVQYPAHRGDNVANLAQGASATSTSHETGAYDSPPANAIDGKADTRWASDWSDNQSITVDLGSVQTVGRAILTWEAAYAKGYRIDVSADGANWRTVWSTTAGDGGTDNDAFTPTDARYVRMSGVQRGTKYGYSLYEFQVYSL, from the coding sequence ATGTCGCGAAGCTCTCGCCTCGCACTCGCCGCGACCCTGATCGTGGCGACGTCGACCACCCTGCTGTCCGCGGCACCAGCGAGCGCCGCCCCGGCCAACAATGACTACTGCCTCGGCCAGTGCGGCGACATCCTGCCGCCGGGTGAGAACGGCAGCGCCACGCTGGCGCAGATCCTCGCCAACAAGGCCTTCGGCAGCCGGCCGGCCCACACCGACGACCAGCTCGGCAAGTACGCCAGCCTGGTCAACGGCTACACCGGCCTCACCAACGGCCAGCTGTCCAACTTCTTCAACGATTCCTCGTTCGGCGTGCCCTCAAACCAGGTCGAGTCAACGGTCAAGCCACGCTCGGACGTGACGATCGTGCGCGACAAGGCCACCGGCGTCCCGCACATCACCGGCACCACCCGCTCCGGCACGGAGTTCGGCGCCGGCTACGCGGCGGCCCAGGACCGGCTCTGGCTGATGGACGTGTTCCGCCATGTGGGCCGGGGCGAGCTGACCTCGTTCGCCGGCGGCGCGGTGGGCAACCGCGGCCTCGAGCAGACGTTCTGGCAGGCCGCCCCGTACACCGAGCAGGACCTGCAGAACCAGCTCAACTCGGCCGCGGCGGCGCATGGTGCCCGCGGCGCGCAGGCGCTGCAGGACGCGACCGACTACGTGGCCGGCATCAACGCGTACGTCACGCAGGTCTACAACAACCGGACCTTCCCCGGCGAGTACGACCTGACCGGGCACATCGACCCGATCACCAACGCCGGCGGCATCGACCCGTTCAAGCTCACCGACATGGTGGCGATCGGCAGCGTGGTCGGCGCCCTGTTCGGCTCGGGCGGCGGCGGCGAGGTGCAGTCGGCGCTGGTGAAGCTGGCCGCCGACGCCAAGTACGGCGTGACCGAGGGCGACAAGGTGTGGAACGCCTTCCGGGAGCAGAACGACCCCGAGTCGGTCACCACCATCCACGACGGCAGCTCCTTCCCGTACGGGCAGGATCCGGCCAACCCGCAGGGCGTCGCGATGCCGGACGCGGGTTCGGTCACGCCGCAGCAGCTGGTGTACGACCCGACCGGCTCGGCCGCGTCGGCCACCGAGGTCAAGGCGGCCAACCAGCCGGCGGCGAAGACACCCGACGAGGAGAAGGCCCGCGGCGTCTTCGACAAGGGCGTGCTGCCGGCCGACCTGATCTCGGCCAAGCACGGCATGTCCAACGCGCTGCTGGTGTCCGGCAAGTACACCGACACCGGCAACCCGGTGGCGGTGTTCGGCCCGCAGACCGGCTACTTCGCGCCGCAGCTGCTGATGCTGGAAGAACTCCAGGGCCCGGGCATCAGCGCCCGCGGCGCGGCGTTCGCCGGCGTGAGCCTGTACGTGGAGCTGGGCCGCGGCCAGGACTACTCCTGGAGCGCCACGTCGGCCGAGCAGGACATCACCGACACGTACGCGCTGCACCTGTGCGACCCGAGCGGCAAGCCGGCGACCAAGGACTCCAACTTCTACCTGTACCACGGCGCCTGCACCGCGATGGAGCCGCTGGAGCGGGACAACTCGTGGAAGCCGACGATCGCCGACGGCACGGCCGAGGGCTCGTACAAGCTGATCGCGTACCGCACCAAGTACGGCATCGTGCAGTCGCGGGCCACGGTCGGCGGCGCCCCGGTGGCCTACGCCAGCCTGCGGTCCAGCTACCAGCACGAGGTGGACTCGATCATCGGGTTCCAGGAGTTCAACGACCCGACGGCGGTGCACGACGCGGCCAGCTTCCAGAAGGCCGCGCAGGACGTGAACTACACGTTCAACTGGTTCTACGCCGACTCCAAGGACATCGCGTACTACAACTCGGGCAACAACCCGGTGCGGGCCGCGAACACCAACCCGAACCTGCCGATCTGGGCCGACCAGCAGTACGAGTGGCAGGGCTGGAACCCGACCACCAACGTGGCCTCCTACACCACGCCGGCGCAGCACCCGAACTCGATCGGCCAGGACTACTACGTCAGCTGGAACAACAAGCAGGCCAAGGACTTCAGCGTTGCGGCCTACGGTGACGGCTCGGTGCACCGGGTCAACCTGCTGGACAGCCGGGTGAAGAAGCTGGTCACCAGCGGGCAGAAGGTGACGCGGGCGTCGCTGGCCGCGGCCATGGCCGACGCGGCCAACGTGGACCTGCGGGCGGAGGACGTGCTGCCGGACGCGCTGCGCGTGCTCAACAGCCAGCCGATCACCGACCCGACGCTGGCAGGAGCGGTCAAGCAGCTGACGACCTGGCAGCAGGCCGGCTCGCACCGGCTGGAAACCACGCCGGGCAGCCACACCTACGCCAACGCGGACGCGATCCGGGTGATGGACGCCTGGTGGTCGCTGCTGGTGCAGGGCGAGTTCCAGCCGGCCATGGGCAACGACCTGTTCACCACCATGACCGGGGCGATCCAGATCAACGAGTCTCCTTCGGGCGGCCAGAACATCGGCAGCACCGACGGCGGCGCGAACAACTCCCAGCCGCACAAGGGTTCCTCGTTCCAGTACGGCTGGTGGTCCTACGCGGACAAGGATCTGCGGGCGGTGCTCGGCGACTCCGTTCAGGGCGGCCTGTCCCGGTCGTTCTGCGGCAACGGCAATCTGGCCCAGTGCCGGCAGTCGCTGCTGACCAGCCTGCAGCAGGCGGTCGGTCAGACGGCGGCGCAGGTCTACCCGGGTGACGCCGACTGCTCGGCCGGCGACCAGTGGTGCGCCGACTCGATCATCCAGCGGCCGCTGGGCGGCGTGACCGACGACAAGATCAGCTGGCAGAACCGGCCGACCTTCCAGCAGGTCGTGCAGTACCCGGCGCACCGCGGCGACAACGTGGCCAACCTGGCCCAGGGCGCGTCGGCCACCTCGACCAGCCACGAGACCGGCGCCTACGACTCGCCGCCGGCCAACGCCATCGACGGCAAGGCCGACACCCGGTGGGCCAGCGACTGGAGCGACAACCAGTCGATCACCGTCGACCTCGGTTCCGTGCAGACCGTCGGCCGGGCCATCCTGACCTGGGAAGCGGCCTACGCCAAGGGATACCGCATCGACGTCTCCGCGGACGGCGCCAACTGGCGCACGGTGTGGTCGACCACCGCGGGCGACGGCGGGACGGACAACGACGCGTTCACCCCGACCGACGCCCGCTACGTGCGGATGTCCGGGGTGCAGCGCGGCACCAAGTACGGCTACTCGCTCTACGAGTTCCAGGTCTACTCGCTGTGA
- the bluB gene encoding 5,6-dimethylbenzimidazole synthase yields MHPLYDVLYRRRDTRREFTGEPIDPAVLDRVLRAAHAAPSVGLSQPWDFVLVSDEHVRREFRDHVLTERKIFDATLDPERAAVFDKIKIEGVLESSLGVVVCYDPGRGSPAVLGRHAIADAGLYSVCLAIENLWLAATAEGLGVGWVSFYREDFLRRLLGVPAGVRPVAWLCLGGVRDLPDVPDLERHGWRERLPLDDVVHHERYGQRPGR; encoded by the coding sequence GTGCATCCTCTCTACGACGTGCTGTACCGCCGGCGCGACACCCGGCGTGAGTTCACCGGCGAGCCGATCGACCCGGCGGTGCTGGACCGTGTGCTGCGGGCCGCCCATGCCGCGCCGAGTGTCGGCCTCTCCCAGCCGTGGGACTTCGTACTCGTCTCGGACGAACACGTGCGCCGGGAGTTCCGTGATCACGTGCTCACCGAGCGCAAGATCTTCGACGCCACGCTGGATCCCGAGCGCGCCGCGGTGTTCGACAAGATCAAGATCGAGGGCGTGCTGGAGTCCAGCCTCGGCGTCGTCGTCTGCTACGACCCCGGGCGCGGCTCGCCGGCCGTGCTCGGCCGGCACGCCATCGCCGACGCCGGCCTGTACTCGGTGTGCCTGGCCATCGAGAACCTGTGGCTGGCCGCCACCGCCGAGGGTCTCGGCGTCGGCTGGGTCAGCTTCTACCGTGAGGACTTCCTGCGTCGGCTGCTCGGTGTGCCGGCCGGCGTCCGTCCGGTGGCCTGGCTGTGCCTCGGCGGGGTGCGGGACCTGCCCGATGTTCCCGATCTGGAGCGACACGGGTGGCGTGAACGGTTGCCACTCGATGACGTTGTCCACCATGAGCGGTACGGTCAACGGCCAGGCCGGTAG
- the rpmG gene encoding 50S ribosomal protein L33 → MARNEVRPIVKLRSTAGTGFTYVTRKNRRNDPDRMVLRKFDPVARKHVDFREER, encoded by the coding sequence ATGGCTCGCAACGAGGTTCGACCGATCGTGAAGCTGCGTTCCACGGCGGGCACCGGCTTCACCTACGTCACGCGCAAGAACCGCCGCAACGACCCCGACCGCATGGTGCTGCGCAAGTTCGACCCGGTGGCCCGCAAGCACGTCGACTTCCGCGAGGAGCGCTGA
- a CDS encoding sensor domain-containing diguanylate cyclase: protein MRLLLNAGRLSEANTLFEQVVSRGPTSSDRWGRSYLLVHRATMAWRLRRIPLALELAAEGWTEMDSERPTGVLASRALGQLGYLLEGIGHRRAALDMVRLALHVAREAGDPSALAQCLQRLGGTLNFRAIDGKPVNAHEIFGEARQHLSEGLTLVGPDDVSYWPLVGAYSRSLAGTGDLELAARHATEVLAHGLELDDLWTVAVGNWVLGCVHAGLGEFVQARTLASRAVAAANKINDNSLLLRFSLDLADICASMEDEVGEAAALRCSVTASRMATETLQEGLGQALEQRRLAVQAQKLAMAAQEAAARDPLTGLANRLGLERSAQQLLEGTASKGKVPWLVLVDVDWFKDVNDDAGHAAGDAALREIARLLRRECRAGDLVARWAGDEFVVLLGDAGPGTDVGPAVAERIRAAVDEHDWRIVLGTARRPTVSIGVAGGPAKLDQLFAAADIALYRAKRQGRNRVEVHETMARLGELSES, encoded by the coding sequence GTGCGCCTGCTGCTCAACGCTGGCCGCCTCAGTGAGGCGAACACCCTTTTCGAGCAGGTCGTGTCGCGCGGGCCGACCAGCTCGGACCGGTGGGGCCGGTCGTATCTGCTCGTGCACCGGGCGACCATGGCGTGGCGGCTGCGGCGCATCCCGCTGGCGCTGGAGCTGGCTGCCGAGGGGTGGACCGAGATGGACTCCGAGCGGCCGACCGGTGTGCTCGCGTCCCGTGCGCTCGGGCAGCTCGGCTATCTGCTGGAGGGCATCGGCCACCGGCGGGCCGCGTTGGACATGGTGCGGCTGGCGCTGCACGTGGCGCGGGAGGCCGGCGATCCGTCGGCGCTCGCCCAGTGCCTGCAACGGCTCGGCGGCACGCTCAACTTCCGGGCCATCGACGGCAAGCCGGTCAACGCGCACGAGATCTTCGGCGAGGCCCGGCAGCATCTGAGCGAGGGGCTCACCCTCGTGGGGCCGGACGACGTCAGCTATTGGCCGCTGGTCGGGGCGTACTCACGTTCCCTGGCCGGCACCGGTGATCTCGAGCTGGCCGCCCGGCACGCCACCGAGGTGCTGGCCCACGGTCTCGAGCTGGACGACTTGTGGACGGTCGCCGTCGGGAACTGGGTGCTCGGCTGCGTGCACGCCGGTCTCGGCGAGTTCGTGCAGGCGCGGACCTTGGCCAGCCGGGCCGTAGCGGCCGCCAACAAGATCAACGACAACTCCCTGCTGCTGCGCTTTTCGCTGGACCTGGCCGATATCTGCGCGTCCATGGAGGACGAGGTCGGCGAGGCCGCCGCGCTGCGGTGTTCGGTGACCGCCAGCCGGATGGCCACCGAGACCTTGCAGGAGGGGCTCGGGCAGGCGCTTGAGCAGCGGCGGTTGGCCGTGCAGGCGCAGAAGCTCGCCATGGCCGCCCAGGAGGCCGCCGCCCGGGATCCGTTGACCGGCTTGGCCAATCGGCTCGGGTTGGAGCGCAGCGCCCAGCAGCTGTTGGAGGGCACCGCTTCCAAGGGCAAGGTGCCGTGGCTCGTGCTCGTCGACGTCGACTGGTTCAAGGACGTCAACGACGACGCCGGTCACGCCGCCGGCGACGCCGCCCTGCGGGAGATCGCCCGCCTGCTGCGCCGTGAGTGCCGCGCCGGCGACCTCGTCGCCCGGTGGGCCGGTGACGAGTTCGTCGTCCTGCTCGGCGATGCCGGCCCCGGCACCGACGTCGGCCCCGCCGTCGCCGAACGCATCCGCGCCGCCGTCGACGAGCACGACTGGCGCATCGTCCTCGGCACCGCCCGCCGCCCCACCGTCTCCATCGGCGTCGCCGGCGGCCCCGCCAAGCTCGACCAGCTCTTCGCCGCCGCCGACATCGCCCTGTACCGCGCCAAACGCCAGGGCCGCAACCGCGTAGAGGTCCACGAGACCATGGCTCGGTTGGGCGAGCTCTCGGAGAGCTGA
- a CDS encoding response regulator, with protein sequence MIKVMLADDEDLVRSGLRMILSSAGDIEVVAECDDGLLVADLARQHRPHVVLLDVRMRSADGLVALRRLRTLPDPPRVAMLTTFDVDEYVSEALRLGASGFLLKDTEPEQLVKAVRDLARGGAVLDPGVAARVLAAVADGERAAEPARRLLTSLSEREREVLQLIGQGMSNAEIGGALHLSEATVKGYVSSVLGKIGAVNRVQAALVAYRGGLIA encoded by the coding sequence TTGATCAAAGTGATGCTGGCTGACGACGAGGATCTCGTCCGATCCGGCCTCAGGATGATTCTCAGCAGCGCCGGCGACATCGAGGTGGTCGCCGAGTGCGACGACGGCCTGCTCGTCGCCGATCTCGCGCGGCAGCACCGGCCGCACGTTGTGCTGCTCGACGTGCGTATGCGCTCGGCCGACGGGCTCGTCGCCCTGCGCCGGCTGCGCACCCTGCCCGACCCGCCCCGGGTCGCCATGCTCACCACGTTCGACGTCGACGAGTACGTCTCCGAGGCGCTGCGGCTGGGGGCGTCCGGCTTCCTGCTCAAGGACACCGAGCCCGAGCAGCTGGTCAAGGCCGTTCGTGACCTCGCCCGTGGCGGCGCCGTGCTCGACCCCGGCGTCGCCGCCCGTGTGCTCGCCGCCGTCGCCGACGGCGAACGCGCCGCCGAGCCCGCCCGCCGCCTGCTCACGTCGTTGTCCGAGCGCGAGCGGGAGGTCCTCCAGCTCATCGGCCAGGGCATGTCCAACGCCGAGATCGGTGGGGCGCTGCACCTGTCCGAGGCCACCGTGAAGGGCTACGTCTCCTCCGTCCTCGGCAAGATCGGCGCCGTCAACCGCGTGCAGGCCGCTCTCGTCGCCTACCGCGGCGGTCTCATCGCCTGA
- the rpsN gene encoding 30S ribosomal protein S14 — translation MAKKSKIAKDARRRETVARYAQQRAELKLVVSSPTATPAERDAAARGLQKLPRDASPTRLRNRDVVDGRPRGFFRKFGLSRLRLREAAHRGELPGVSKSSW, via the coding sequence ATGGCGAAGAAGTCCAAGATCGCCAAGGACGCTCGGCGCCGGGAGACCGTGGCCCGCTACGCGCAGCAGCGGGCCGAGCTCAAGCTCGTCGTCTCCTCGCCGACGGCCACGCCGGCCGAGCGTGACGCCGCGGCCCGAGGTCTGCAGAAGCTGCCCCGTGACGCCAGCCCGACGCGGCTGCGCAACCGGGACGTGGTCGACGGCCGGCCGCGCGGCTTCTTCCGCAAGTTCGGGCTGTCCCGGCTGCGGCTGCGCGAGGCGGCGCACCGCGGCGAGCTGCCCGGCGTGAGCAAGTCGAGCTGGTGA
- the rpmB gene encoding 50S ribosomal protein L28, with translation MAKRCQVTGSGPGYGKQVSHSHRRTSRRWEPNLQRRRYWVPSQRRWVTLRLSAKAIKTIDRKGIDAVLSGMEQ, from the coding sequence ATGGCCAAGCGCTGCCAGGTGACCGGCAGCGGCCCCGGCTACGGCAAGCAGGTGTCGCACTCGCACCGGCGGACCTCCCGCCGCTGGGAGCCCAACCTCCAGCGCCGCCGCTACTGGGTGCCGTCCCAGCGGCGCTGGGTGACGCTGCGACTGTCCGCCAAGGCGATCAAGACCATCGACCGCAAGGGGATCGACGCGGTCCTGTCCGGAATGGAGCAGTAA